GGCACAAAAACTGGCACGTGATTTTCTATGTGCAACATGGTATCTTCCATGACCACCTCACATGAAAAAGCATCAAAAAGCTCGTTGGCAAACACCAGTGCTTCTTTACATATAAAAGCCTCCAGCGAAGGAAGAATGTTTACATGTACAGCTTCTCCAAAGGCTTCTTTGAGGGTTTTTTCTTGCACGAGACGTAACGATTCGAGGGGCTCAATGATGGTAAAGCGCAAAGTTTTTACAAGTGAGGGTTCTAGGGAATAGATAAACTGAATCATATCTGCCATCATATGCCCCTGATGGGCGCCAATCTCCACGATGTGCGCTTCGGGTGAGAACGCCCCACTTCGCACGCGTTCCACCACAAGCTTTCCAAGGGTCCCGCCAAAAAACATCGACGTGCTTACCGAAGTGTAAAAATCCCCTTTTTTTCCCACGTCAGTCGTTTTGTAATACCCCTGCGGACCGTACAGCCACGCGTGCATGTACTGGCTAAATTTCACCCTGCATCTTTGCATACAAATCTAACAAGGAAAGCTGTGCATCCAGTGCGTAAATCTGCGCATCCAGCTGCATGGTTTGGCGTGAGTTTTCCAGCGTTTGCACATCATAAACAGTCTTTTCTCCCGCCTCTGCGAGTTCTTTGGCTGAGGCCAGAAGTTCCCCATAAAGGGTGAAATTCTCCAAAGAAATCTCGCGCTTTTGGTTCAAGAACTGTACTTCTTCGTGGACGCGCTCAAACACTTTTGTCTCACTGCGCTTGACATCTTGGAGCTTAACACCCGCTTGCAAGGTTTCTACGCGCTTAAGCTCCAAAGAACGCGCGCGGTTGATGTCATAAAGGGGCATAGAAATCCGCACGCCGTAGGTTTGATACTCGTCACGCTCATTGTTGCCATCGTACCCTCTGGCGTTGTAATACGCCGCATTTAGGGAGATGGTAGGCAAAAAGGTCGACACATTGGCTCGCTGGAGCCACTTACTGCGCTCGTACGCCCCTGCTTGTTGCTTTACATGTAAAGAACTGGCAAGGTACGCTTCTTCATCTACCATCTCAAACACAGGCAACGTAAGCTCCTCCAGCCTAGCATCACTGATGCTTTGGAAGGCTTTGACGAACTCCATGCTGGTGCGCTCTAACTCTAAAAGCGTGTGCTGTAAGGTGTTTTTAGAGAGCAACGCTTGGTCAAGATCACTGCTGTCCACAAAGCCACTCTCAAATTGCTCTTTTTTGCGCACGATATCAATCAAAGCATTGTCGATTTGAAACTGGGTGCGTTGCTTTTGCAGTTGCGCCTTTTGGTAGCGTAACGCAAGACTCATGACATCTTTGATAAGTGTTTGGGTTTCAAGCTGAGTCGAAAGGCGCAAAAAAGCGCGATTAGCGTCCGCATAACGCATGGCAAAATAGATTCCGCCACTTTTAAAAATAGGCTGGTTCAATGAAACAGAGAACGTCCCCGTTTCGCGGTCACTATTGAGCGAATCTTCTGTTTTTGTCCAGTTCCACGCTCCCTCGATGGGACTAAGCCACTGGTATTTAAGTATGTCACTGTTTAGTTCATTTTGCTCGCGCTCTAGGCGGAGTTGTTCTTGTTTGAGCGTCGAAAGTAAGCTTTCATTGGCGAACAAAACGCCAGCACTCAAACTAAGACAAAGTAGCAATCGCATTTTCAAGCCTCCTAAATCCTTCTTGTATCTCTTCTTTAGAAATGGTGAGCGGTGGCAAAAAGCGCAAGGTATTTCTGCCTGAACGCAACACCAATACACCCGCCTCAAAGGCCGATTTAATCAGGTGAGGCAACGTCTCTTCGCCCTTACAGCGAAGCCCGCGCATGAGACCAAGGCCGAGCTCTTTTTCAAAATACTGAGGATAGGCTTGAGCGATACGGCGCAACTGTGCTTCAAAAAATAAAAAGGCCTCGTCCAAAAGCCCGCTTTGTTTATAAGACTCCAAAATGTCCAATACTTCAAGGCCTGCGCGCGTGGAAAGAAAATTGCCCCCAAAGGTACTACCATGGTCCCCTACTTCAAACAAGGTTTTGTGGGTGGTCATGATGGCCCCAATGGGCACGCCACCCGCCAATCCTTTAGCAAGGGTGATGATGTCGGGAGTGATGTCGTAAAGTTGCGAAGCCAAAAACTCCCCACTGCGAAACACGCCCGTTTGCACTTCATCGATAATGAGTAGCAACTGGCGCTCTTTCAAAAAGGCGGCGAGTTCTTGCACGGCGGCTTTGTCTAGCGGCTGTACGCCGCCCTCCCCTTGGACGAGCTCTATCATCACCGCGACGGTTTCTTCATCGATGGCATCGATGAGCGCGCGGATTTGTTCGTGAAAACTAAAGCCCTCAGGGTACGGGGCAAAGGCTTCTTTATGGAAGCTTGTTTGACCTGTGGCTTTGACAGTGGTAATGGTACGCCCGTGAAAGGAGTGCTCTAGGGTGAGGACTTTGAAGCGTTTTTTGGGAAAGGCTTGCAAGCCGTATTTGCGTGCGAGTTTAATGGCGCCTTCGTTAGCCTCAGCCCCCGAATTGGCAAAGAAAACCGCCATGTCGTAACCGCTAAGTTCACACATGCGTTTAGCCAGTTTGGCTTGGGGTTCAATGAGAAACAAGTTGGAGGTATGGATAAGATTGGACGCTTGGTCAAACAGCGCGTGGGCTAGGCGCAAGTTCCCATGCCCCACACTCACCACACCAATGCCACTGGTAAAATCGATGTAGTCTTTTCCATTTTCATCAAACAAGGTGGCGTTTTCGCCTTTTTTGAAGTTTACATAATTTCTAGGATACGTCTGCATGACGTAGGATTTGTCCATGGCTTCGTACATGTAAAGGCCTTTTGGGGAGGTTAAAAGGGATTATTATAGCGCAAGTGGGTTAATGGGTACCTAATCATTGCTGTTTTTAAAAGAAGCTACTCTAGCACAGGCAAATGCCACCCGCGGTAGTAAGCCGCTAGACGTAAGGCAAGGCCCACAAAAGCGCAAGCCAAGATACTCAAAGGGTTTAAAAAACCCACAAGCTCTAGCACAAAGAGCATCGTGCCGATGACCAAAGCAACCGTGCCGTACAAGCCTGTACTTAAAATAAGCGGCACTTTGTTGAGCAAAATATCGCGCATGACCCCGCCACCCACGGCGGTGGTGAGCGCCAAGAGCACCACGCCAAAAAAATTCAACTCGCTTTGCATGGCTACCAACGCGCCCGTGATGGAAAAAGAGACAAGCCCCAAGGTGTCGCTCATGACAAAAATGAATTTTTGCTCCACCTTGTCGTGTTTGTGCAGCTTAAAAACAATGGCAAAAAACAACACGCCCACCACCAAAAGCCCCGGAAGCAGGTGCGTAAAGGTGTACGGGTCGCGACCAACGATGGCATCGCGCGTTAAACCACCGCCAAGGGCCGTTAAAAATGCGGCGATAAACACGCCCAAAAAGTCCAAACGGTCTTTAGCGGCCACATAAAAGCCGCTCAAAGCAAAGGCAATCGTACCAATAATTTCAGCAATAAAAAGGGGTTCCATAACACTCTTTATAGGGTGGGATTTAAAAAGGCATTATACACTTTTTAGCTATAATCGCCCTTTTTGAGGATGGAAAATGACCCCGCAAATGCTACTAAAAACCTGTCCACTGCTAACACAGCCCCTTACATGTAAACCTCTTAGTGGTGGCAACATGAATGCGGTGTTTTTGGTGCAAGACAGCTTAGACAATGAAGTGGTGGTAAAATACGCGCCGCCGTATTTGCATCTGCTTGGGCCTAGTGTTCCGTTATCTCAAGAGCGCATTCGTGTAGAGATGCATGCGCTAGAATATTTTGGTTCTATTGCACCCCATGTAACTCCATCGGTTTTATACAAAGACGAAGCCAATTTTTTCATGATTTTAGAATACAAAAAAGATTTTATAACTCTTCGCGAAGCCCATATTTTAGAGGTATTTAACCCTAAAGTCTATGTAAAGCTTGGCCACTTCATAGGCGCACTCTGCGCAAACAAACCACCTAAAAAACCGCAAAGTTTTTATGAAAATCAAGAGCTAAAAGCCATCACGAATGAATACGTTTTTACCATCGCTTTTTTGGAAAACTCAGACAAAACCATGCCCCATCCGTGGTTTACTCCGCGCCCCAAATCCGCGCGCCTGTTAGAAAACGTGGCTTTTTTAAAAACCCTTTTTCACACCTCCACGCCTCACCTCATTCACGGTGATTTGCACACGGGTTCGGTGTTGGCGCGCGGTGAGAAAATCGCGGTGATTGACGCGGAATTTGCCCTCTTTGGGCCGATTTCCTTTGACATTGGCAATCTTTTTGCCCACATCATCATGGACGGTTTTGGGCGGGAGTTTTCACCCAGCATGGCACTAGAGGTTTTTTGGGAGAGCTTTGTCCAACACTCCAAGCTTACATGTAAAGAATCAGAAGCCATTTTCTCCCAAAGCGTAGGGTTTTGCGGCGTCGAAATCGCGCGGCGTTTGGTAGTACCTGCCAAATCTCCCGCCCTAGAATCTTTGGCACACAAAGAGGAAGCGTACGCGCACATGGACGCGCTTTCTCATAAACTTATCGAAAATTTCCCTCAGACAAAAACTCTTCAAAACTTCCTAAAAATACTCCCATGAAAGCGGTCATTTACTTTTGCAAAGCCCCGCAAAAGGGCAAGGTCAAAACACGCCTCGGGCGTACCATTGGCGAAGAAAATGCTTTAGCTATCTACTCGGTTTTACTAAAAAATCTTTT
The window above is part of the Sulfurospirillum tamanense genome. Proteins encoded here:
- a CDS encoding SAM-dependent methyltransferase — encoded protein: MKFSQYMHAWLYGPQGYYKTTDVGKKGDFYTSVSTSMFFGGTLGKLVVERVRSGAFSPEAHIVEIGAHQGHMMADMIQFIYSLEPSLVKTLRFTIIEPLESLRLVQEKTLKEAFGEAVHVNILPSLEAFICKEALVFANELFDAFSCEVVMEDTMLHIENHVPVFVPMEPALREKARLLGVEKGEITCGLEAFALALRASCEKCECIAFDYGEVLPRNDISLRVYQNHQSTPFFELTCKAGPKEYLAEYFAKADLTYDVHFGHVQQAMEAAGFTHQETKTQASALVAFGLMELLEMLQQNVDEATYRAELEKAKQLILPAFLGERFKMIRFTK
- a CDS encoding TolC family protein, giving the protein MRLLLCLSLSAGVLFANESLLSTLKQEQLRLEREQNELNSDILKYQWLSPIEGAWNWTKTEDSLNSDRETGTFSVSLNQPIFKSGGIYFAMRYADANRAFLRLSTQLETQTLIKDVMSLALRYQKAQLQKQRTQFQIDNALIDIVRKKEQFESGFVDSSDLDQALLSKNTLQHTLLELERTSMEFVKAFQSISDARLEELTLPVFEMVDEEAYLASSLHVKQQAGAYERSKWLQRANVSTFLPTISLNAAYYNARGYDGNNERDEYQTYGVRISMPLYDINRARSLELKRVETLQAGVKLQDVKRSETKVFERVHEEVQFLNQKREISLENFTLYGELLASAKELAEAGEKTVYDVQTLENSRQTMQLDAQIYALDAQLSLLDLYAKMQGEI
- a CDS encoding aspartate aminotransferase family protein — its product is MYEAMDKSYVMQTYPRNYVNFKKGENATLFDENGKDYIDFTSGIGVVSVGHGNLRLAHALFDQASNLIHTSNLFLIEPQAKLAKRMCELSGYDMAVFFANSGAEANEGAIKLARKYGLQAFPKKRFKVLTLEHSFHGRTITTVKATGQTSFHKEAFAPYPEGFSFHEQIRALIDAIDEETVAVMIELVQGEGGVQPLDKAAVQELAAFLKERQLLLIIDEVQTGVFRSGEFLASQLYDITPDIITLAKGLAGGVPIGAIMTTHKTLFEVGDHGSTFGGNFLSTRAGLEVLDILESYKQSGLLDEAFLFFEAQLRRIAQAYPQYFEKELGLGLMRGLRCKGEETLPHLIKSAFEAGVLVLRSGRNTLRFLPPLTISKEEIQEGFRRLENAIATLS
- a CDS encoding trimeric intracellular cation channel family protein, which translates into the protein MEPLFIAEIIGTIAFALSGFYVAAKDRLDFLGVFIAAFLTALGGGLTRDAIVGRDPYTFTHLLPGLLVVGVLFFAIVFKLHKHDKVEQKFIFVMSDTLGLVSFSITGALVAMQSELNFFGVVLLALTTAVGGGVMRDILLNKVPLILSTGLYGTVALVIGTMLFVLELVGFLNPLSILACAFVGLALRLAAYYRGWHLPVLE
- a CDS encoding phosphotransferase → MTPQMLLKTCPLLTQPLTCKPLSGGNMNAVFLVQDSLDNEVVVKYAPPYLHLLGPSVPLSQERIRVEMHALEYFGSIAPHVTPSVLYKDEANFFMILEYKKDFITLREAHILEVFNPKVYVKLGHFIGALCANKPPKKPQSFYENQELKAITNEYVFTIAFLENSDKTMPHPWFTPRPKSARLLENVAFLKTLFHTSTPHLIHGDLHTGSVLARGEKIAVIDAEFALFGPISFDIGNLFAHIIMDGFGREFSPSMALEVFWESFVQHSKLTCKESEAIFSQSVGFCGVEIARRLVVPAKSPALESLAHKEEAYAHMDALSHKLIENFPQTKTLQNFLKILP